The Acidiferrobacter thiooxydans sequence TCACCGGGCGGCGCGCCACAACCTCACCTTCACGATCATAGGTTGTGGTGCTCACCCCGAGCGTAATGGCGACCCGGTAACGCTTATCGCTGTCGACCAGAAACGAGGCGGCCTTGGTGGCCTCACCAAAACACAGTACCAGCACACCGGTCGCCAACGGGTCGAGGGTCCCCGTATGCCCGCCCTTGCAGGCGCGCAGACGGTGACGCGCCTGCGCCAGGGCCTGCGTGGAGCTAAGGCCGGGCGGCTTGTCGAGGACCAGCAGACCGTCACGGCGCACGCACGGAACCTTCATCAGCCGTCGCCCTCCTCGCCCCGTTCGCGACGAGCGCGGTCGAGAAGCGCATCGATACGGGCCCCCTGGTCGACCGAGGGGTCGTAGGCAAACACCAGATTGGGCACAACGCGCAGCCTGAGCCGGGAGGCGAGGCCGCGGCGCATGCGCGGTACCACGGCATTCAATTGCACCACGGCCGCGCGCGCCGCCGCCTCGCCCTGGTAGTGCGTGACATAGATGCGCGCCTGCTTCAGGTCCGGGCTGACATCGGCCTCGGTGAGCGCCGCCAAGCGCACCTGTCCCTCATCGATCTCGGTCAGCACCCATTGCGCAGCCTCGCGCAACACGAGCGCGCCGACGCGCGCTGCGCGCGATCCGGATTTGGGCGCGTGTCGTCTCAAAGGGTCCGGGCGACCTCAACCCTTTCATAGACCTCGACCTGGTCGCCGGCCCGGATGTCCGAATAATTCTTAAAGGTCAGACCGCATTCCATGCCCGCCTTCACCTCCGAGACATCGTCGCGGAAACGCCGCAGGGACTCGATCTCGCCATTGTAGATGACCACGTTGTCACGCAGCACGCGCGCCTGCCGGCCGCGCCGGATCACCCCTTCGCTCACCTGACAACCCGCCACGACACCCGCCTTCGAGGTCCGGAATACCTCGCGGATCTCGGCGCTCCCCACCACATCCTCGCGGAACTGAGGCTTCAACATGCCAGCCATGGCAGCCTTCACCTCATTGACCGCGTCATAGATGACGTTGTAATAGTGGATATCGACGCCTTCCGAATCGATCAGACGTCGGGCACCGCCGTCGGCGCGTACATTGAAGCCGATGATGATGGCATTGGAGGCGACCGCCAGGTTGACATCCGATTCACTGATGCCACCCACCATGCCATGCACCACGCGCACCTTCACTTCCTCGGTCGAGAGCTTCTCGAGCGCCTCGGTGAGGGCCTCGACCGAACCCTGGACATCGGCCTTCACGATCAGTGTCAGGGTCTTGACGTCGCCCTCTTGCATCTGCTGGAACATGTTGGATAGCTTCGACGCCTGCTGGCGCTGGAGCTTGACATCCTTGTACTTGCCCTGGCGAAACAGCGCGATCTCGCGGGCCTTGCGCTCGTTTTCGACGCCACTCACCTCGTCACCGGCGTTGGGCACGCCCGAAAGCCCCTGCACCTCGACGGGTATCGACGGGCCAGCCTCCTTGATGGAACGGCCGATCTCGTCGGTCATCGCCCGCACACGCCCCGACTCACGCCCCGCCAGGATCACATCGCCCTTACGCAAGGTGCCTTCTTGGACCAATATAGTGGCCACCGGCCCCCGACCCTTGTCGAGCCGCGCCTCGATGACGATACCGCTCGCCATGGTATTGCGCACCGCGGTCAGCTCCAGCAACTCGGCCTGCAACAACACCGCATCGAGCAGGTTTTCGATCCCCTGGCCGGTCTTGGCCGACACCGGCACGAATATGTCCGACCCGCCCCACTCCTCGGGCACCACCTCGTGCGTCACCAGTTCCTGCTTCACGCGCTCCATGTCGGCCTGCGGCTTATCGATCTTGTTCACCGCCACCACAATGGGTACCCCGGCCTCGCGGGCATGATGGATGGCCTCGACGGTCTGGGGCATGACCTCGTCATCGGCGGCCACCACCAAAATGACGATGTCGGTCACCTTGGCGCCGCGCGCGCGCATGGCGGTGAACGCCTCGTGGCCTGGCGTATCAAGGAACGTCAACATGCCCTTGGGCATCTCGACGTGATAGGCGCCGATATGCTGCGTTATGCCGCCCGCCTCGCCGCTTGCGACCTTGGTCTTGCGGATGTAATCGAGCAGCGATGTCTTGCCATGATCGACATGGCCCATGACCGTGACCACCGGCGGGCGCGGCTCACGCGCCCCCTCCTCCTGATCGCCGACCTTCAGGGCCGCCTCCGGATCGTGACTACGCGCCTCGTGCGCGACGTGCCCGAGCTCCTCGACCACGATGGTCGCCGTCTCGCGATCGAGGACCTGATTGATCGTGACCATCATCCCAAGCTGCATCAAGACCTTGATCACCTCCACGGCCTTGATCGACATCTGCTGGGCGAGCTCGGCCACCGTAATGGCCTCCGGCAAATAGACATCCCGCACCACGCGCTCGGTCGGCATCTCGAAGGCATGCTGGCCACTCATGCTCGTGACCACGCGTTTGCCCGCCGATGCCCCGCGCTGCGGCGCACCGCCGGGCCGCCCCTTGTGCGGTTTGCGATCCCCCGCCCCTGGAGGTCGGGCCGCCGGCCGCTCCCGGCGTTCGTTGCGCCCGCGCTCTGGACGGGTATCCTTACGCACGGTCCGGTTTTGCGGCGGTTCCTGCGCCACCGGCGGCTCTACGACCGGCGGCGGAACGGGCTCGGACACGGGCACCTCCGCGACCGGCTCCTCGGCCTCCACAGGCTCGGGGGCGTCACCGTCGTCGGCGGCGCCTCGGGCTCCGCCACGCGCTCCGCGACCGGCTCGACGATGGCCTCAGCCTCCGCGGGCGGGGCCTCCGGTTCGTCAGGCACCGGACGCTTGACGAAGGTCCGCTTCTTGCGCACCTCGACCTGCACAGCACGGCTCTGGCCGAACCGCGAATTCTGCATGATCTTGCTCGTCGACTTTTGCGTGAGCGTGATGCGCTTGGCCTCCGGCTCCCCCGCGCCGTGATGCGTGCGCAGAAAGTTCAGGAGCGCCATCTTCTCGTCATCACTTAGGGGATCACTGCTCTTTTTGTCGGCGATTCCCGCCGCAACGAGCTGCTGAAGCAGCTTGTCCGGCGCCACACCGATCTGTTCGGCAAAACTTTTGACTGTCGTTTCAGGCATCGAATGAAATCCGTCAGGCCCCCTGGCTCTGGTCCGCGAACCAAGGCGCGCGCGCTGCCATAATGAGGACGCGGGCCCGCTCCTCATCCAACCCCTCTATTGCCGCCAGATCATCAACCGACTGATCGGCGAGCTCCTCCATCGTCTTTATTCCGTGGCTCGCCAACAGGCGCGCCGTATGCTCATCCATCTCCACCATGCCAAGGAGATCCTCGGCGGGCTCCGCCATGTCGATCTTTTCCTCGAGCGTTATGGCGCGCGTGAGCAGGATGTCGCGCGCCCGATCGCGCAACTCATCGACCTGCGCCTCGCTCAAGCCCTCGACCGACATCATCTCCTGCTTCGGGACATAGGCGACTTCGTCTAGCGTCATGAACCCCTCGCGTACGAGCAACTCGGCGGTCGCGGGCTCCATGCGTAGCTGCTCGACGAACATCTGCACGGCATTGGCCGCCTCGGTCTCGCCACGCGTCGAGGCCGCTTCCTCGGTCATCACGTTGAGCTCCCAGCCCGTCAGCTCCGACGCCAGCCGCACGTTCTGGCCGCCACGCCCGATGACTTGTGATAGTTGCGACTCATCGACAATGACATCCATGCTATGCAACTCCTCGTCGACCACGATCGAAAGTACCTCCGCCGGCGCGAGCCCGTTGATGACGAATTGCGCCGGATCCGGAGACCATTGGATGATGTCGACCCGCTCACCCCCCAATTCGTTCGATACGCTCTGCACGCGCGAGCCGCGCATGCCCACACACGCCCCTATGGGATCGATGCGCGGGTCCTTGGAATTCACCGCGATCTTGGCGCGTAACCCCGGATCGCGGGCCGCGCCGTGAATCTCGATCAGCCCCTCGCCGGCCTCCGGGACTTCAAGCTTGAAGAGCTCGACGAGCAGTTGCGGGCTCGTGCGGCTCAGGAACAATTGCGGCCCGCGCGGCGCCGAATGAACGTCCTCCAGATAGGCGCGTACCCGGTCTCCGGGACGCAGTCCCTCGCGCGGAATCATCGCCGACTTCGGCAGCAGGGCCTCGGCAGTGCCGAGATCGATGATCGCGTCCCCGCGCTCCAGACGCTTCACGACGCCCGTGACGAGTTCGCCCTGGCGGCTCTTGAATTGATTCACGATCTGCTCGCGCTCAGCCTCGCGGACCTTCTGCACGATCACCTGCTTGGCAGCTTGCGCGGCGATACGGCCGAAGTCGGCCGCCTCGATCGGCTCTTCGATATACTCTCCCACCTGAATGTCGGCTTGGCGCTCGCGGGCCTGTGCCAGGCGCATCTCACGTCCCGGAAACTCGAGCGTCTCTTGTTCGTCGGGCACGACCAGCCAACGCCGGAAGGTGTCATACTCCCCGGTCTTTCTGTGGATATGGACGCGGGCGTCTATGTCTTCCTTGTGGCGCTTGCGCGTCGCCGTTGCCAGGGCCGCCTCGAGCGCCCCGAAGATGATCTCGCGATCGACATTCTTCTCGCGTGAAACCGTCTCGACCACCATTAGAATTTCGTTCGCCATCACTGCCTCCAGCCGCCCTCAGAGTTCGGGCACAAGTCTCGCCTTCTCGATGTTATCAAACGCGAGATCATAACGCGTCTCGTCCGCCTCAAGGACCACGCGTCCATCCACCAAACCCACGAGGCGCCCGCGAAAGTTTCGGCGCCCACCCACAGGCAACGTGGTCTTCAGCTTGATCTGGGACCCGGCGAAGCGCTCGAAGTCACTGGGCCGCGCCAACGGCCGATCCAGCCCGGGCGACGAGATCTCGAGCGTGTACTGCCCGGGGATCGGATCCTCGACATCGAAAAGCGCGCTCACCTGGCGACTGACCCGGGCGCAGTCATCGACATCGATCCCCTGCGGCCCATCAATATAAATGCGCAAGGTCTTTTGCCCGCTCAGAAATTCGATATCGACGACCTCGAAACCGAGATGCGCCACGACGGGCTCCACCAAGACCCGCAGCCGATCCGCCTGAATATGTTTCTCCATGACCATAAACGCAAAAGTGGGCTTAAAGCCCACTTCCGCAGAACGACCTATACGAGATAAACGCGGATTATAAGCCTTCCCGCCAAAACTTCAATGCACGCCCCCCAAGGCTTGCCATTGCCCGCAAAGATGGTAGACTCTGCGCCCTCTGATGCGGGGTGGAGCAGTCTGGCAGCTCGTCGGGCTCATAACCCGAAGGTCGTAGGTTCAAATCCTACCCCCGCTACCAATTTCGCCGGATACCCGGGCTATACCGGGTCTTGGGGGACGGACACCGGCCCAAGGCACCCATGACCCCGCCCGGGGGTCGGATAGCGTCGACACCGCTTGCGCGCCTAGAGTCGACGCATGTTAAAGATCCTCACCGTAAACCTGAACTATGTCCAGGACGGTTATGGTCCCTGGCCTGAGCGGTGCGCGCGCCTGCGCGCCCTTCTCCAGGCGCAGCGGCCCGCCATCATCGCCCTGCAGGCGGTCCACGTCGACGACACACGAAACCAGCTACGGGAACTCGCCGGCGACCTCGACTATCATCATCAACTGTTCCTGGCCGCTGACACCACACGACCCCAATACGGCAGTGCGATCCTCTCGGAGATCCCCTTGAACGCCCCCTGGTCGTTCGCCCTGCCACGTGACGATGACGACGAGGACCAAAGTCCGCGACGCGCAATCGGCGCGAGCTTCACCTGGCAGGGGGAGGTCTGGCGGTTGACGAATGCCCATTGCTCGTGGGTCCCGGCGCAGAACCGACAACAGGTCGCAGCCCTGGCCCGAGCCCTCGAGGACTTTTCCGGGCCGCAGTGCCTGGTGGGTGATTTCAATGCGCCATCCACCGCCCCCGGCATCGCCCATCTGACCGCCCGCGGATGGGTGGATGCCCACGCCTGCGTGGGACAGGGAACGGGCGCGACCTTTCCGGCGGACGCCCCCCAAAACCGTATCGATTACCTCTTCGTGCACGGCTGCGACCGGGCCCGGCTGCTTGCGACGCGCACATTCCCCGAACAAGGCGCCGCGCTTTCAGACCACAAAGCCGCCATGCTGATCATCGCCCAGCCCCGCGAAACAATCGAGACCTTTCGGTGATCGCCATGCCGGGAGGCGTGGGGCTAGCATAGCCTCATGGTGCCTGGAAATAGGAGGAATCATGGCAAAACCCCTCTCCCGGCGGCATTTTCTGCGGCGTACGGTGGCAGCGGCGATGCTCGCGCTGCCCATGGTCGCGACCGCCAAAAAATCGCCCCCAAAGGCCAGCAAGGCCAGCGTGCACTATCAAGACCACCCCAAGGGCCGCGCCATGTGCGGCCGCTGCCGCTTCTTTCTGCCGGCCGTCGGGCATTCGAACGGCATGATGATGCAGGGTATCAAGACCAACGGCACGCTCGCGATCGGCCACTGCACAAAGGTCGCGGGGCGCATCGCGCCCACGGGGTATTGCATCCTGTATACGCCGCGCGTGCATAGCGAGTGACCTCCGGACACGGCCCTCTCGGGCATCCCACGATCCTGGGGCGGTCACTCCGGCATCGAAAGCCCATCGGTCGTGCGGCGCGGTGACGTGCAATGCCCGGCGGGCGCGGCCGCCAAGGCCCGTGTCGGGCCGGGTGATCGCGCATCGCACTCCGGAGCCTTGCACGCAATGGAACGGTTTTCCGGAACCCCAAAAAAAAGAAGGCCCAAGGACCACCCTTGAGGCCTTCAATGAGGAGAAGACTTAGGGACGCGTCAGAAGCGCGCGTTCAGATTGACGAAGTATTGCCGTGGCGCCCCCGGATCGGCGAGCACAGCCCCAGCGCTGTTGCCGCCGAAATAGCCACCGCTCGTGATGTACTGGATGGGGTCATAGCGCTTGTTGAAGAGATTGGTCACGCCAACCGTCAGGGTCACCGCCGACAGGCCGGCTATGCCAGTCCCGGCCTTAATGGCCACCTGCGTGTTGACGATGTTGTAAGACGCCATCTGGACATTGTTGGTGGGGGCATTGACCAGGTTGCTGAACATGTACTGCGTACCGGTGTATTGATCAGACACCCCCGGCGATACCAGGTAGCGCCCGAAGGCCACGCGATAATTGACACCCAGGGAGGCGGTAACATCGGGGCTATAGGAGATCGGATAGCCCGCATAGTTCGTGGTGCTGCCGCCCGGCACATAGGAGTCGAAATGCGCGCGCGTAAGCGAGGCCGTTCCAAACACATGCCAATGCCACGTCGGGCTGTCCTGCGCACTCACGTTCAAGCCCTTATAAGTGGCGCTCGCCTGGGCGAACTGCGTAGTCGCGAAACCCCCGCCCGTCGATATATAGGTGGTCAGGGTCTCGTTGCTCAACGTGTCGCGATAGATATCGGCATTCATGACAAAATGGCGCAGCAGGCCCGCGCGCCGGATCAAGAGCCGCGTGCCCAACTCGTAGTCGACACTCTTGACGGGCTTTAGCGTCGCGAGATCGATGACATTGCTGCCGCTGTAGGCGCCGAAGGCGTTGTCCCCAGGGTTCTGGTAGGTCTCGGCGGCATTGCCGTACACCGACCAATGCGGGGCGATCAAAAAGCGTGCGCCCAAGGACGGTTCCGCCCGCGTAAAGACCTTGCTGTCGCTCGGCGCAATCGTCTGGTTGACGGCCCCGGGTGGGGTATAGCTCGCGCCGTTGTTGAAAAACTGCGTCTGGAAATCGACGCCCGCGATCCCGGGGGTGATCGTCAAGGCCTTGATCGGCGTGATCGCATCCTGCACAAAGCCCGTCAAATAGGTATTGGCAAGCGTGTCGTTATTGTACTGGAGCGGATTCGCCGGGCTCGTTCCATAAGTCTCGTTATAGCCCGTATAAGGCGTCGAATAGGTCTGATTGATCCACGACCCCCGAACTCCACGTGATTCATGGGCAGCGTCCAGTCGAACACCAGACGGTTCCCATAGGTGTCGGACCGCGGGTTGTAGTACTCCGAATTCACAGTCCCCGGCGGCGCGCCATTGTAGTTGTAATTGTCCACACGCCAGTGGACCCTGTGGCCATGGCGGTACCATACGAGGTCGTGCACCGACAGATCCGGCGCGAGACCAAGCTTGATCTGCGAATACAGCATGCGATCGCGCACCACGATCTGCTTGAACCACACCGACTCGGGCAAGGACGAGTAGTACCCGGTCGTCGACTGACTGTAGAGCGGCGTATTGGGCGTGCCGTCTACTGTGATGGCGCTGCCGCCGGGACCTGCGGTGATCGGTGATACCGGAATAAAATTGGGCCGGAACTCGGTATTGTCGTCGGCATAACCCCCGACACTGAATGACCCGTCACTAAAGGTCTTCACGGTCTTGGCAAACAATGCCGATGAGCGGCTGGGCGCCGAAAAGGAACCCGTACGGAAGGTGTTGTCGCGTACAAACCCCCCGCCACCACCGTCGACCAGCCATCGTGCGTCCCGGTGTTGGCAATGAGATCCGCACCTTCGGTCTGATCGCTGCCATACGTCAACCCAAGGCTGCCCCCCGCCTGCTTCGTGGGCTGAACGGGGACAAAGTTGATCGTGCCACCGACGCTGTCAAACCAACGGCTGGCGGGATTACCAGGCCCATAGATGATATTGACGCCGGAGATGAGCTGCATGATCGGGATTTCATTCGAGTCCCAACCGCCGTTATGGGAGATAAGATTGTTCATCGGCACCCCGTCGAACAGTACGGTGATGCCATTGCGCTCGACATCGCCGTTCACGCTCGACCAGCCGACCTTGACCCCGCGGAGCGCGATCTCATAGCGCGCCGACCCGCTGATGCCGCCGTAGCCGCGCACCGCCACCCCCGGGGCCATGGCCAGGGCCTGCGCGGAGCCTGCCAGCGGCCCATTGGCGGCGATCTGGCGGCGTCCTATGACACGCTCGGTCTGGGTCGACTTGAAGATCTTGCGCTTTGTAAGCTTGGTGCTCGTGGCCTTCAAAAGTGCCTCGGCCTTCTTGCGGCTTTGGGCATTCACGCTGCCGACATTCACAGACGACGTGTCATGGGCGGCGGCGGTAACCTGGCTTGCGGCCAGTGCGCATAAAACGAGCGAACTTAGCACCGACAATCGGCCTGGTGTGGTCGGCAACGGGCGATAATGGCACGGCATGACGCGATATTCCTCCACTGATTTTTTTCATGCTGGGAACTTTCTCGGGCGTACTCTGCCGCAGCCGTGTGACAACCCCGGCCCAATTCGATGACAAATTCTTGACAGAAATCGTGGGGGTACGGACGCACGCGCCAGCCGATAATCAGGGCTCGTCAGGCGACCGGAGATCGGCTACCATTACGGCATTCATGATATTGTCGATCGTTTAGTTGATCACGCGGGGACAGGTCCCGCCACCATGAGGTATCAGTAGATATGAATGACAAGACACCGGACAAGCGCACAGCTCAAAGCGATGAGCGCCCGCGGATCTGGGATGTTCCGACGCGTGCGTTTCATTGGACACTGGCGGTGCTCGTGGCCTGGGAGTGGGCCTCGGCCCACCTTGGGCACGGCTTGATGCGCTACCACATGTGGGGGGGTTACGCAGTCCTCACATTGATCCTGTTTCGCCTGTCGTGGGGCTTTATTGGCAGCCATACCGCGCGCTTTGCGCACTTCCTACGCTCACCCCGCCGCACCTGGGAATACATCAAATCGTGGCGTCGGGGCGCGCCCGACGTCCACGGCCATAATCCGCTGGGCGGATGGGCGGTCATCGCCTTCCTCGTGTCACTCATGGTCCAGGTAGGGACCGGGCTTTTCGCGACCGACGATGTCTTGACCGCCGGACCCTTAAACCAGCTGGTCGGTAGCCGCATGGGCGATTGGCTCACGACCGTCCATAAATGGAATTTCGATGTCCTGCTGGCGCTCATCGCCACCCATGTGAGCGCGGTGATCTTGCATCGCGTGATAGCGGGTCACGATCTTGTGCGCCCCATGATTACCGGACGGGCGGCACGTCCCGTGGCGAACCCGATCCCGAGTCACGCCTTCGCGCGGCCCTGGGTTGGCATCCTGGCACTTGCGCTGTCGGGCCTCGGGACCTGGCTCATCCTGCAGATCTGAGCGCCGCTAACGCATGAAGCGGTGATGGCAGGAGCGGCAGGCGTCGGCCACACGTTCGAGCGGGCGCGCCGATGCCGCAAGCGGGGCATGGGCAGTGGCCTGTGCAAGTTGACGCGTGAGCGCCTCGAAATGGCTAACGGCCGCCTCAAAGGCGCGCGGCTGCTGCCAGATGCGCGCCGAGGCCTTCGTAGCCCCCTGATCGGACCCGGGGACAAAGGCTACCCACGGCAGCGTGGCGAGCGCTGCCAGGGCCCGCCCCTGCCCGGCGATTCGACTCGGGTCGTAAGGGCGCTGGTGGCGGAGCGTCTGCGCGATACGTACGAGGTTCCAATCCATCGCCGCCATGAGTTCGCGGCGATAGGCGATATCGGACTGGATGCGGGTCTCGGCCAGGACCACGGTGGGCGCAAGAACCGCGGCCACGGCCCATAGGGCCATGACCTTCTTCAGGCATTTCATGGGTTGGGGATCTCCTGTGTGAAGCGCGCGCGGACCATCGGGGGCCACGTGGCGCGATACTACGAAGGGCGCATGACAAAACCGTGACGGTGGCGATTTTCGCCAAACGGCATGCCCCTTAGGGAAGCCCGCGAACCGCCGCCCGACAGATGGCAATGAGCGTACCGGCCCACGGCGCGGCCAGCACCATGGCGATGCCGTTTACGCTCAGGATCCAGCGCAGATCGCGTCCCTGACGCAATGGACCGGCATCCACGGGGGCATCAAAGAACATAAGCTTTACGATACGCAGATAATAGAAGGCCCCGATCACGGAAAACAGCACGGCGGCCACCGCCAATCCGTAAAATCCGGCGCTCACCGCCGCCTGGATGACCGCGAGCTTGGCGTAGAACCCTATGGTCGGGGGAATGCCCGCCATCGAGAACATGAACAGCAACATCACCCAGGCATACCAGGGGCTGCGCTGATAGAGGCCGCGCAGATCCTCCAGGCGTTCGGCCTCGAAACCCTTGCGCGAGAGCAGGATGATGACGCCGAACGCCCCGAGGGTCATGAAGGCGTAGATCAAGGCGTAGAACAGGGCATCGGCGTAGCCGCTCACGCGCGCGCTCAGGAGCCCGAGCAGCAGAAAGCCCATGTGGGCGATCGCCGAGTAGGCGAGCATGCGCTTCAAATTAGTCTGGGCGATGGCCACGACATTGCCGACTGCCATCGACAAAAACGCAAGCAGCACCAGCATCTCCTGCCAGGCCCCGGACAGGCCATGGAGGCCCTCCACCAGCAGGCGCAGAAAGAGTGCGAACGCGGCGATCTTGGGGGCCGAGCCGACATATAGGGTCACGGCTGTCGGCGCCCCCTCATAGACATCGGGGATCCACATATGGAATGGCACCGCGCCGAGCTTGAAGGCAAGACCGGACAGGACGAACACGAGACCGAGTGTCGCTACCATGTCATGGCGCGGGAGCGCGGCGAGCGCGGTCGCCACCCGGCCGATCGCAAGACTGCCGGTGGCGCCGTAGAGCATCGACAGGCCATAGAGCAAAAGCCCCGAGGATAGCGCGCCCAGCACGAAATACTTCATGGCCGCCTCGGTGGCGGGAATCGAGTCACGCTGCATCGCAATCAGCGCATAGAGACTGAGCGACAGGAGCTCAAGCCCCAAGTACAACGACAGGAAGTGCGCGGCACTCACCATCACGCACATGCCGGCCACACCGGTGAGCGCCAGCACGAAATACTCGCTGCGAAACACCCCGCGTTCGGCGATATAGGTCCGCGAATAGGCAAGCACCATGGCAGTCAGCGCAAAGATCGCGATCTCCAGCACGACAGTCAATCGATCGCCGGTCACCATGCCATGCAATACGACACGCGCGCCCTCATCGCGCAAGGAATAGGCGGTCACTCCCGCGGCAATGAGGGTGGCCTGCGTCATCCCATACATAAGGCCCCTGAATCGCCGCTTCCAGAAGAGATCCGCAAGCAGGATCACGCAAGCCATGGCAAAAACGAGGATTTCCGGCAACACCGGTCTTATCTGCACCATGAGACTCATCCTAGGGAGTCGCGCCCGCGAGCCGCACGCCCGGGCGCCATAAAAGATGATGCACGGAGGCCGTCATCACATGCAGCAAGGGTGCTGGCCATAGCCCCAGGACGAGCACCGCCGCACCGAGGACTGCGAGAAACGAAAGTTCGCGTCCGGTCACGTCCGACAGGGCCGCCACGCCAGGCTTCGTGACCGGCCCGAAGATGACCCTCTTATACATCCAGAGGGTGTAGGCGGCACCAGAGATCAAGGTCGTGGCCGCGAGCACCGCGTACCAGAAGTCAGCCTTGAATGCCCCCAGGATCACCAGGAACTCGCCTACGAATCCGGAAGTGCCGGGCAGGCCGGAGTTGGCCATGGCAAAGAGCATCATGAACGCCGCGAATATCGGCATGCGATTGACGACACCGCCGTAGTCGTGGATGGCGCGGGAGTGCAGGCGATCATACAACACCCCGACACAGAGAAACATCGCGGCCGACACAAAGCCGTGCGAGATCATTTGCACGAGCGCGCCATCCATGGCGATACGGCTGAACAGAAAAATCCCGAGGGTCACAAAGCCCATATGGGCGATCGACGAATAGGCGATCAGCTTCTTCATGTCGTCTTGCACCAGCGCCACAAGACCGATATAGACCACGGCGATGAGCGAGAGCGTGATCATAAGGCCCGCGAGTTCGTGGCTTGCCTGCGGCACGATCGGCAGACTGAAACGCACGAAGCCGTAGGCGCCCATCTTCAGCATGATGGCCGCCAGCACCACCGAGCCGCCGGTGGGCGCCTCCACATGCGCATCCGGGAGCCACGTATGGACCGGCCACATCGGGATCTTGACCGCAAACGCGATCAGAAACGCCAGGAATATCAAGATCTGCGGGGTTGTGGCGAGCGGCAGATGATAAAATGAGACGATATTGAAGGTCTCCCCGGCGCGGAAATACAGATAAAGCAGGGCCACCAACATCAATACCGATCCAAGGAAGGTATACAGAAAGAACTTAATGGTGGCGTAGACCCGATTCGGCCCCCCCCAGATGCCGATGATCAAGAACAT is a genomic window containing:
- a CDS encoding c-type cytochrome yields the protein MKCLKKVMALWAVAAVLAPTVVLAETRIQSDIAYRRELMAAMDWNLVRIAQTLRHQRPYDPSRIAGQGRALAALATLPWVAFVPGSDQGATKASARIWQQPRAFEAAVSHFEALTRQLAQATAHAPLAASARPLERVADACRSCHHRFMR
- a CDS encoding endonuclease/exonuclease/phosphatase family protein, which codes for MLKILTVNLNYVQDGYGPWPERCARLRALLQAQRPAIIALQAVHVDDTRNQLRELAGDLDYHHQLFLAADTTRPQYGSAILSEIPLNAPWSFALPRDDDDEDQSPRRAIGASFTWQGEVWRLTNAHCSWVPAQNRQQVAALARALEDFSGPQCLVGDFNAPSTAPGIAHLTARGWVDAHACVGQGTGATFPADAPQNRIDYLFVHGCDRARLLATRTFPEQGAALSDHKAAMLIIAQPRETIETFR
- a CDS encoding TonB-dependent receptor domain-containing protein, translated to MNQTYSTPYTGYNETYGTSPANPLQYNNDTLANTYLTGFVQDAITPIKALTITPGIAGVDFQTQFFNNGASYTPPGAVNQTIAPSDSKVFTRAEPSLGARFLIAPHWSVYGNAAETYQNPGDNAFGAYSGSNVIDLATLKPVKSVDYELGTRLLIRRAGLLRHFVMNADIYRDTLSNETLTTYISTGGGFATTQFAQASATYKGLNVSAQDSPTWHWHVFGTASLTRAHFDSYVPGGSTTNYAGYPISYSPDVTASLGVNYRVAFGRYLVSPGVSDQYTGTQYMFSNLVNAPTNNVQMASYNIVNTQVAIKAGTGIAGLSAVTLTVGVTNLFNKRYDPIQYITSGGYFGGNSAGAVLADPGAPRQYFVNLNARF
- a CDS encoding cytochrome b/b6 domain-containing protein, producing the protein MNDKTPDKRTAQSDERPRIWDVPTRAFHWTLAVLVAWEWASAHLGHGLMRYHMWGGYAVLTLILFRLSWGFIGSHTARFAHFLRSPRRTWEYIKSWRRGAPDVHGHNPLGGWAVIAFLVSLMVQVGTGLFATDDVLTAGPLNQLVGSRMGDWLTTVHKWNFDVLLALIATHVSAVILHRVIAGHDLVRPMITGRAARPVANPIPSHAFARPWVGILALALSGLGTWLILQI
- the rimP gene encoding ribosome maturation factor RimP; this encodes MVMEKHIQADRLRVLVEPVVAHLGFEVVDIEFLSGQKTLRIYIDGPQGIDVDDCARVSRQVSALFDVEDPIPGQYTLEISSPGLDRPLARPSDFERFAGSQIKLKTTLPVGGRRNFRGRLVGLVDGRVVLEADETRYDLAFDNIEKARLVPEL
- the rbfA gene encoding 30S ribosome-binding factor RbfA, with the translated sequence MRRHAPKSGSRAARVGALVLREAAQWVLTEIDEGQVRLAALTEADVSPDLKQARIYVTHYQGEAAARAAVVQLNAVVPRMRRGLASRLRLRVVPNLVFAYDPSVDQGARIDALLDRARRERGEEGDG
- a CDS encoding TonB-dependent receptor plug domain-containing protein — encoded protein: MPCHYRPLPTTPGRLSVLSSLVLCALAASQVTAAAHDTSSVNVGSVNAQSRKKAEALLKATSTKLTKRKIFKSTQTERVIGRRQIAANGPLAGSAQALAMAPGVAVRGYGGISGSARYEIALRGVKVGWSSVNGDVERNGITVLFDGVPMNNLISHNGGWDSNEIPIMQLISGVNIIYGPGNPASRWFDSVGGTINFVPVQPTKQAGGSLGLTYGSDQTEGADLIANTGTHDGWSTVVAGGLYATTPSVRVPFRRPAAHRHCLPRP
- the nusA gene encoding transcription termination factor NusA, whose amino-acid sequence is MANEILMVVETVSREKNVDREIIFGALEAALATATRKRHKEDIDARVHIHRKTGEYDTFRRWLVVPDEQETLEFPGREMRLAQARERQADIQVGEYIEEPIEAADFGRIAAQAAKQVIVQKVREAEREQIVNQFKSRQGELVTGVVKRLERGDAIIDLGTAEALLPKSAMIPREGLRPGDRVRAYLEDVHSAPRGPQLFLSRTSPQLLVELFKLEVPEAGEGLIEIHGAARDPGLRAKIAVNSKDPRIDPIGACVGMRGSRVQSVSNELGGERVDIIQWSPDPAQFVINGLAPAEVLSIVVDEELHSMDVIVDESQLSQVIGRGGQNVRLASELTGWELNVMTEEAASTRGETEAANAVQMFVEQLRMEPATAELLVREGFMTLDEVAYVPKQEMMSVEGLSEAQVDELRDRARDILLTRAITLEEKIDMAEPAEDLLGMVEMDEHTARLLASHGIKTMEELADQSVDDLAAIEGLDEERARVLIMAARAPWFADQSQGA